One window of the Eucalyptus grandis isolate ANBG69807.140 chromosome 6, ASM1654582v1, whole genome shotgun sequence genome contains the following:
- the LOC120294844 gene encoding serine decarboxylase 1-like: MGSRNGHAPIFLWYTLNHKGYKGFQKEVQKCLRNAHYLKDRLREAGISAMLNELSSTVVFERPSEEEFVRRWQLACEGNIAHVVVIPSVGIEKLDVFVNELIEKQSTWYGDGTVQPPCLAVDIGAENCCCSLHK; this comes from the coding sequence ATGGGTAGCAGGAATGGCCACGCTCCTATTTTCCTTTGGTACACACTCAATCATAAAGGTTACAAAGGGTTTCAGAAAGAAGTACAAAAGTGCCTTAGAAATGCCCACTACCTGAAGGATCGTCTTCGTGAGGCAGGGATAAGTGCCATGTTAAATGAGCTTAGCAGCACGGTTGTATTTGAACGGCCGTCGGAAGAAGAGTTCGTGCGCAGATGGCAACTGGCTTGTGAGGGAAATATCGCTCACGTCGTGGTGATACCGAGTGTTGGTATTGAGAAATTGGATGTTTTTGTGAatgaattgattgagaagcagtcgACTTGGTACGGAGATGGAACTGTCCAGCCTCCTTGTCTTGCTGTAGACATAGGGGCTGAGAATTGTTGTTGTTCTCTGCATAAGTGA